In one window of Tolypothrix sp. PCC 7712 DNA:
- a CDS encoding DUF305 domain-containing protein — MNPMQLSTLKNSFLSLTLVAIASVPSSFLTACSTTASQNQSQTPNPTTTATDTGDKQPMNHDGMMNHGSGMNHSMAMDLGPADANYDLRFIDAMIPHHQGATVMAKEAQQKSQRPEIKKLADEIIKAQNQEITQMKQWRTAWYPKAGDKPMAYDAKMGHDMEMSSEQMQAMMMNMDLGAADTEFDLRFINAMIPHHEAAVVMAKDALQKSQRPEIKNLAQEIIKAQDTEINQMKQWRKAWYNQ, encoded by the coding sequence ATGAACCCTATGCAACTTTCTACTCTGAAAAATAGCTTTTTGTCATTGACTTTGGTAGCGATCGCCTCTGTTCCTAGCAGCTTCTTGACAGCCTGTTCTACAACTGCTTCCCAAAACCAAAGCCAAACACCAAACCCTACTACCACCGCTACCGATACTGGTGATAAGCAACCGATGAACCATGACGGCATGATGAATCATGGTAGCGGTATGAACCACAGCATGGCAATGGATTTAGGCCCAGCCGATGCTAACTATGATTTGCGGTTTATAGATGCGATGATTCCGCACCATCAGGGGGCAACGGTAATGGCCAAGGAAGCACAGCAGAAATCGCAACGCCCTGAAATCAAAAAGCTAGCAGACGAAATTATTAAAGCACAAAACCAAGAAATTACGCAGATGAAACAGTGGCGTACAGCCTGGTATCCCAAAGCGGGAGATAAACCAATGGCTTATGATGCCAAAATGGGTCATGACATGGAGATGTCTTCTGAGCAAATGCAAGCCATGATGATGAACATGGACTTGGGTGCAGCTGATACAGAATTTGACCTGCGTTTTATTAACGCAATGATTCCGCACCATGAAGCAGCTGTAGTTATGGCGAAAGATGCCTTGCAAAAGTCTCAACGTCCTGAAATTAAAAACTTGGCTCAAGAAATTATCAAAGCGCAAGACACAGAGATTAACCAAATGAAACAGTGGCGCAAAGCTTGGTATAACCAGTAG
- a CDS encoding four-helix bundle copper-binding protein has product MAIQELTLSQVNQQMQQCIQNCLDCHSICLNTVTYCLQKGGHHAEPTHIRLMLDCAEICNTSANFMLRASDLHSRTCGVCAELCQRCADECDRMGDDAQMKACAQMCRRCADSCRQMAMATA; this is encoded by the coding sequence ATGGCTATACAAGAACTCACCTTGAGTCAAGTGAACCAGCAGATGCAACAATGTATTCAAAACTGCTTAGACTGCCATAGCATTTGTTTAAATACCGTGACTTACTGCCTACAAAAAGGTGGTCATCACGCCGAACCTACTCATATTCGATTAATGCTTGATTGCGCTGAAATTTGCAATACAAGTGCTAATTTCATGCTTCGAGCTTCTGACTTACATTCTCGTACCTGCGGCGTTTGTGCTGAACTATGTCAACGGTGTGCTGATGAGTGCGATCGCATGGGTGACGATGCTCAAATGAAAGCCTGCGCTCAGATGTGCCGTCGATGCGCTGATTCTTGCCGCCAAATGGCAATGGCAACTGCCTAA
- a CDS encoding heavy metal translocating P-type ATPase, producing MENTTLKLRGMSCASCASSIEDAINSVPGVDECIVNFGAEQATIEYDPRRTDLEAIQEAVDAAGYSAYPLQKQNLMAGDDDAEKRHRLRESRDLMRKVAVGGIISTVLVIGSLPMMTGLHLPLIPVWLHNPWVQLILTTPVQFWCGYSFYINGWKALKRHAATMDTLIALGTSAAYFYSLFPTLFPSFFINQGLTPDVYYETAAVVITLILLGRLFENRAKGQTSEAIRKLIGLQAKTARLIRNGREVDVPIEEVIIGDVILVRPGEKIPVDGEVIEGASTIDEGMVTGESVPVKKQPGDEVIGATINKTGSFKFRATRVGSDTVLAQIVQLVQQAQGSKAPIQRLADQVTGWFVPAVIAIALLTFIIWFNFTGNVTLALITTVGVLIIACPCALGLATPTSVMVGTGKGAENGILIKGAESLELAHKIQTIVLDKTGTITQGKPTVTDFVTVNGTANGNEIRLVQLTASVERNSEHPLAEAVVRYAQSQEVTLASVKEFEAVAGSGVQGIVSGHLVQIGTQRWMSELGIDTQALQQDKERLEYLGKTAIWIAVDRQIQGLMGISDAIKPTSIQAISALQKLGLEVVMLTGDNRRTAETIAREVGIKRVLAEVRPDQKAATVQKLQSEGKIVAMVGDGINDAPALAQADVGMAIGTGTDVAIAASDITLISGDLRSIVTAIQLSRATIRNIRQNLFFAFIYNVAGIPIAAGILFPIFGWLLNPIIAGAAMAFSSVSVVTNALRLRKFQAKSVG from the coding sequence ATGGAGAATACCACACTCAAACTGCGTGGCATGAGTTGTGCCTCTTGTGCCAGCAGCATTGAAGACGCGATTAATTCTGTCCCCGGTGTCGATGAATGTATTGTGAATTTTGGAGCAGAACAGGCAACAATTGAGTATGACCCCAGAAGAACTGATTTAGAAGCCATTCAAGAGGCAGTAGATGCAGCAGGTTATTCTGCCTATCCACTCCAAAAACAAAACCTGATGGCGGGAGACGATGATGCCGAGAAAAGACATCGCTTAAGAGAATCCCGCGATTTAATGCGAAAAGTGGCGGTGGGAGGCATCATTAGCACTGTGTTGGTTATAGGTTCACTGCCTATGATGACAGGGTTGCACTTACCCTTGATCCCAGTATGGCTGCATAATCCTTGGGTACAGTTGATACTCACTACCCCAGTACAGTTCTGGTGTGGTTACTCCTTCTACATTAATGGATGGAAAGCTTTAAAACGTCATGCTGCCACAATGGATACCCTAATTGCTTTGGGTACAAGTGCAGCATATTTTTATTCGCTATTTCCCACATTATTTCCCAGCTTTTTCATCAATCAGGGGTTAACACCAGATGTGTATTATGAAACTGCTGCGGTCGTTATTACCCTAATTCTGCTAGGAAGACTATTTGAAAATCGCGCTAAAGGACAAACTTCAGAAGCTATCCGTAAGCTGATTGGGTTACAAGCTAAAACAGCGCGTTTGATTCGCAATGGACGAGAAGTAGATGTCCCAATTGAAGAAGTAATTATTGGAGATGTGATACTGGTTCGTCCTGGCGAGAAAATTCCTGTTGATGGGGAAGTTATTGAGGGAGCATCCACAATTGATGAAGGGATGGTAACAGGGGAAAGCGTGCCTGTCAAAAAGCAACCAGGCGATGAAGTGATTGGAGCTACTATTAACAAAACTGGGAGTTTTAAGTTTCGGGCAACACGAGTCGGAAGTGATACTGTGCTGGCGCAGATTGTCCAATTAGTACAGCAAGCTCAAGGCTCAAAAGCCCCAATTCAGAGATTAGCAGACCAAGTAACTGGATGGTTTGTGCCTGCGGTGATTGCGATCGCACTGCTCACTTTCATCATTTGGTTTAATTTTACAGGCAACGTGACTTTGGCACTGATTACCACTGTTGGGGTACTAATTATCGCCTGTCCTTGTGCGCTGGGTTTAGCCACACCGACATCTGTAATGGTAGGAACGGGTAAAGGTGCAGAAAATGGCATTTTGATTAAAGGTGCTGAAAGCTTGGAACTAGCGCACAAGATTCAAACAATAGTACTAGATAAAACTGGAACCATCACTCAGGGTAAACCAACAGTCACCGATTTTGTCACCGTCAATGGTACTGCTAATGGTAACGAAATCAGGTTGGTGCAACTTACGGCATCTGTGGAACGCAATTCCGAACATCCATTGGCAGAAGCGGTTGTGAGATACGCCCAATCTCAAGAAGTGACGTTAGCTTCGGTCAAGGAGTTTGAAGCTGTAGCAGGTAGTGGTGTACAAGGTATAGTTTCTGGTCATCTTGTGCAAATTGGTACACAACGCTGGATGTCAGAATTAGGCATCGACACCCAAGCCTTACAACAGGATAAAGAGCGTTTGGAATATCTGGGTAAAACTGCAATTTGGATTGCGGTTGACAGACAAATTCAGGGATTAATGGGGATTTCTGATGCCATCAAACCTACCTCCATACAAGCAATTAGTGCTTTGCAAAAACTGGGTTTAGAGGTGGTGATGCTCACAGGTGATAATCGCCGCACCGCCGAAACCATTGCCCGTGAAGTTGGTATCAAGCGTGTTTTGGCAGAAGTCCGCCCCGACCAAAAAGCCGCTACAGTGCAGAAACTACAATCAGAAGGAAAGATTGTAGCAATGGTTGGAGATGGTATCAATGATGCACCAGCACTAGCTCAAGCCGATGTCGGAATGGCAATTGGCACTGGTACAGATGTAGCGATCGCCGCTAGTGACATTACACTCATCTCCGGTGATTTACGAAGCATAGTCACTGCCATTCAACTCAGCCGCGCCACAATTCGTAACATTCGTCAAAACCTATTCTTCGCCTTTATCTATAACGTTGCTGGCATTCCCATCGCTGCGGGTATTCTGTTCCCCATCTTCGGCTGGTTACTTAACCCCATCATTGCAGGTGCAGCAATGGCATTTAGTTCAGTTTCAGTGGTGACAAATGCCCTACGTCTGCGTAAATTCCAAGCTAAATCAGTAGGATAA